One Tachysurus vachellii isolate PV-2020 chromosome 8, HZAU_Pvac_v1, whole genome shotgun sequence genomic window carries:
- the LOC132850397 gene encoding nectin-3-like, translated as MCFRTWLTWTCMLLLCFASIKAIKVIGRDASVTTGDDAQLFCEVIERTDLLTTIRWQIRTKKKPTNTDFLVITSSGKEHINRLRNRVKFAGNFIGLDGSILLSNVTILDEGIYTCMFSVFPSGRNETEICLRVQVSPVVSVGTDVPAVAGDTEGILATCTAANAKPAAEVSWSLGALNNTVKVQNTVTVDSEDRYTVKSNLIGTASKDLKQKKVQCVVTHPGLKQKLELNYTLDIHYPPQVVYISSAGDQGAFQCEADANPKPTSFTWSRYFPVSETLSSGVNSSLIVQLTPDSNGHYYCVASNQYGEAVGSFYMYDKTSTESKTCWSLFILTLVAVCCFLIWKFELFQRVNKILRRDISQPVLTESSDHKEEH; from the exons ATGTGTTTCAGGACGTGGTTAACATGGACTTGTatgctgcttttgtgttttgccAGCATTAAAG ccaTAAAGGTCATTGGTCGGGATGCGTCTGTGACAACAGGAGATGATGCGCAGTTATTCTGTGAAGTGATCGAGAGAACAGACCTTCTAACAACTATTAGGTGGCAAATACGAACAAAGAAAAAGCCAACAAATACGGATTTTCTGGTTATTACTTCCAGTGGCAAAGAACATATAAACAGACTGAGGAACCGAGTAAAATTTGCAGGGAACTTCATAGGACTGGACGGCTCAATTCTTCTAAGTAATGTTACTATTTTAGATGAAGGAATCTACACCTGCATGTTCAGTGTATTTCCAAGTGGacgaaatgaaacagaaatttGTCTCAGAGTACAAG tttctcCCGTTGTCAGTGTGGGCACTGATGTTCCTGCTGTTGCTGGAGACACTGAAGGGATTTTAGCGACCTGCACTGCAGCCAATGCAAAGCCTGCAGCAGAAGTGTCGTGGAGTCTGGGTGCTTTAAACAACACAGTGAAAGTACAAAATACTGTCACTGTGGACTCTGAAGATAGATACACTGTTAAAAGCAACCTGATTGGAACTGCATCTAAAGATCTAAAACAGAAGAAGGTTCAGTGTGTAGTCACACACCCTGGCCTAAAGCAGAAACTGGAACTGAATTACACATTGGATATCCACT atccTCCTCAGGTGGTTTATATTAGTTCAGCAGGTGATCAAGGGGCATTTCAGTGTGAAGCAGATGCTAATCCAAAACCTACCAGTTTCACCTGGAGCAG ataTTTTCCAGTAAGCGAGACTCTTTCCAGTGGTGTTAATAGCAGTCTGATTGTTCAGCTGACCCCTGATAGTAACGGACATTACTATTGTGTGGCGTCTAACCAATACGGGGAAGCTGTTGGTTCCTTCTACATGTATGATAAAACAT CTACAGAATCTAAAACCTGTTGGAGTCTCTTCATCCTGACCCTCGttgctgtttgctgttttctCATTTGGAAATTTGAATTGTTTCAGCGTGTTAATAAAATACTGAG GCGTGATATCAGTCAACCTGTGCTTACGGAATCTTCAGACCacaaagag gAGCATTGA